From Desulfovibrio gilichinskyi:
ACATTGCTTACAATATGATTCATCCTGAAACTCTCACTAGGCATGAGCCTTACCGGGACTATTTCAAACGTGACCGGTTGCACCGTGAGTTGGAACTGAAATTCGGTTTGAAGTTTGATAATGGCCGGCAAAAAAATCTGGAGCCAAAACGTAATAATGATAGGGCTGAAACATATGAAGCGCATTCCGGACAGCAGTCTTTTGATTCCTATGTGAAGGAGCGTAAAGAGTTTATTCTTGAGTCATTGGATAACGCGCAGAACTGGCATAATTTCCATAAATCTTTGGCGCAGATCGGAATTGAGGTCAAAGCTAGAGGTAATGGTTGTATCATAAAAGATAGGCATTCCAGCACTGCCGTTAAAGCCAGTAGATTGGATCGGAATTTTACCAAGGGAAAGCTTGAAGCTAAGCTCGGTCAATATCAAAAGCCTATTGCAACTATCCAGAGCAAAGATGAGAAGGAAAGGTATGTGTCGCGTCCGCTTCATAAAAAGCGGGGAGAGCTTTATTCTCAGTATTGTGAGGCCATAGACGGCAGAAAGAAGGCTTATGAGGAAATCAAGCTCGAACAGGATGAACGTTGGAACCGCGCAGCAGACTTTTGGGGTAACAAGATTAAAGCTATTAAGAACGACCGCAAACTGACCCTTAAGGACCGGAGTAAGTTGTTGGCCATAGCTACCGGCAAAAAAGCTGAAAATCTTGCGGGGATTAAGACAGAGATTGCTGAAAGAAGGGCAGAACTTCGAAAACAAACTCCTTTTAATCGTTGGAATGATTTTTTGAAATGGAAGGCCGAAAACGGAGATGAAGTTGCTTTGCAGGTCTTACGTTCCAAGAAGGAACCTATTGAAAGCACACCGCAGGCTGAGTTTGTAAAAGCAGATCCTTCAGCACCAAATTGGAAATTGAAACAAAGTCAGTTCCGTGTGGATT
This genomic window contains:
- the traI gene encoding TraI/MobA(P) family conjugative relaxase, whose product is MISRRISCKPQNDNYRRLADYIADAKNKGEKTLYSWNDGCWAGENYQLAIQEVLDTQDLNQRTRKEKTYHLIVSFRPEDEALLTPEKCKEIEKEFAKVLGFEEHQRHCGVHKNTNNLHMHIAYNMIHPETLTRHEPYRDYFKRDRLHRELELKFGLKFDNGRQKNLEPKRNNDRAETYEAHSGQQSFDSYVKERKEFILESLDNAQNWHNFHKSLAQIGIEVKARGNGCIIKDRHSSTAVKASRLDRNFTKGKLEAKLGQYQKPIATIQSKDEKERYVSRPLHKKRGELYSQYCEAIDGRKKAYEEIKLEQDERWNRAADFWGNKIKAIKNDRKLTLKDRSKLLAIATGKKAENLAGIKTEIAERRAELRKQTPFNRWNDFLKWKAENGDEVALQVLRSKKEPIESTPQAEFVKADPSAPNWKLKQSQFRVDSSLAWKDKRKLISIAKMLQLQAEEKKRTPETDKRLLDKMTWRVDSSGNVLYTLKSGGMVKDNGDKLFFSVNDPRAAQVATRLAKRVLGPNVKVTGNEICRGRRVVAKEFGR